A genomic segment from Streptosporangium roseum DSM 43021 encodes:
- a CDS encoding aldehyde dehydrogenase family protein, which translates to MTDLFIGGEWGPAEAGATFTTLNPADGSVFEECAEAGAPDVDRAVAAARSALADPAWAGMTAAARARMLWRVADLVEEHADELAELETRDNGQPLAVAGGVTVPGAAEHFRYFAGWCTKIEGSVVPVSFPDTLHYTRREPVGVCALITPWNFPLMLAAWKLAPALACGNTVIIKPAEQTPLSTVMLVELMERAGFPPGVVNLLTGGPATGAALAEHSGVDKVSFTGSTEVGRKLVHASAGNLKRLTLELGGKTPSIIAADADIDAAVAGNVQGALFNSGQVCAAYARFYVDRRRADEFTEKMAAAAAALVLGPGLDPASQLGPLVSEEHLAKVDSHVRGARAEGAELVTGGRRAGGRLAEGFFYEPTVFAGVTDEMAIAREEVFGPVIPVLAYDDPDEIVERANDSAYGLAASVWTRDLSTAHRLAAKVRAGAVFINMIHVPDAATTWGGFKASGWGREMGPYAIDAYTEVKGVWTHLGGA; encoded by the coding sequence ATGACCGATCTGTTCATCGGAGGTGAGTGGGGCCCCGCGGAGGCGGGCGCCACCTTCACGACGCTGAATCCGGCCGACGGCTCGGTGTTCGAGGAGTGCGCCGAGGCGGGCGCCCCCGACGTGGACCGCGCGGTCGCCGCGGCCCGCTCCGCGCTCGCCGACCCCGCCTGGGCCGGCATGACCGCCGCCGCGCGGGCGCGGATGCTGTGGCGGGTGGCCGACCTCGTCGAGGAGCACGCCGACGAGCTCGCCGAGCTGGAGACGCGGGACAACGGACAGCCGCTGGCGGTGGCCGGGGGCGTCACGGTCCCCGGCGCGGCCGAGCACTTCCGCTACTTCGCGGGGTGGTGCACCAAGATCGAGGGATCGGTGGTGCCGGTCTCCTTCCCCGACACCCTCCACTACACGCGGCGCGAGCCGGTGGGCGTCTGCGCGCTGATCACGCCGTGGAACTTCCCGCTGATGCTGGCCGCGTGGAAGCTCGCCCCGGCCCTGGCCTGCGGCAACACCGTGATCATCAAGCCCGCCGAGCAGACCCCGCTGAGCACGGTCATGCTCGTCGAGCTGATGGAGAGGGCCGGCTTCCCGCCCGGCGTGGTCAACCTGCTGACCGGCGGCCCGGCCACCGGGGCCGCCCTCGCCGAGCACTCCGGCGTGGACAAGGTCTCCTTCACCGGATCCACCGAGGTCGGCCGCAAGCTCGTGCACGCCAGCGCGGGCAACCTCAAGCGCCTCACCCTCGAACTGGGCGGCAAGACGCCGAGCATCATCGCCGCCGACGCCGACATCGACGCCGCCGTGGCGGGAAACGTGCAGGGCGCGCTGTTCAACAGCGGCCAGGTCTGCGCCGCCTACGCCCGCTTCTACGTGGACCGCCGGCGGGCCGACGAGTTCACCGAGAAGATGGCCGCCGCTGCCGCCGCGCTGGTCCTCGGACCGGGCCTGGACCCGGCCTCGCAGCTCGGGCCGCTGGTCAGCGAGGAGCACCTCGCCAAGGTCGACTCCCATGTCCGCGGCGCCCGCGCCGAGGGCGCGGAACTCGTGACCGGCGGGCGCCGGGCGGGCGGGAGGCTGGCCGAGGGATTCTTCTACGAGCCGACCGTCTTCGCCGGGGTCACCGACGAGATGGCGATCGCCAGGGAGGAGGTGTTCGGGCCGGTCATCCCGGTGCTCGCCTACGACGACCCTGATGAGATCGTGGAGCGTGCCAACGACTCGGCGTACGGCCTGGCGGCCTCCGTCTGGACCCGCGACCTGTCCACCGCACACCGCCTGGCGGCGAAGGTCAGGGCCGGAGCCGTATTCATCAACATGATCCATGTCCCGGACGCCGCGACCACCTGGGGTGGTTTCAAGGCCAGCGGCTGGGGCCGGGAGATGGGACCGTACGCCATCGACGCCTATACAGAGGTCAAAGGCGTCTGGACGCACCTGGGAGGGGCGTGA
- a CDS encoding fumarylacetoacetate hydrolase family protein: MEHPLGLAPGKIIAVHLNYRSRAAERGRTPAVPSYFLKPASSLSWSGRPVVRPAGCELLAFEGEIAIIIGARAHRVPRHRALGHVAGYTAANDFGVYDFKHADLGSNLRAKGQDGYTPVGPAILETADPSGLWLRTYVNGELAQEACTDELLFGFDLLIADLSRLMTLEPGDIILAGTPAGSTVVRPGDVVEVELEGAGRLRNQVVADSRDLGDFGVQPRVTDEVRAAAYGSAPVPGSAPAVAGPDPATGPAPATDSAPADGEGGPAGLDEPTLTALRSVSTATLSSQLRKRGIDHHFIEGVRPARPDLRMVGVARTLRYLPLREDVFEEIGGGMNAQKRTVEEIRPGEVLVIEARGERGAGTLGDILALRALRRGAAGVVTDGGLRDSPSFAGLGLPAYFAVAHAAVLGRRHVPMDSQIPVACGGVLVMPGDVLVGDAEGVVVIPPRLAAEVARDAARQEAEERFIYERVDEGASVDGLYPMNRVWREAYEERERAMTPATVRPPREHRGRAPEPRAPGRVPAPDRTLHTVEAQPSPVRQGVIE; the protein is encoded by the coding sequence GTGGAGCACCCGCTCGGCCTGGCACCAGGAAAGATCATCGCGGTCCATCTCAACTACCGCAGTCGCGCGGCCGAGCGCGGACGCACCCCGGCCGTCCCCTCCTACTTCCTCAAGCCCGCCTCGTCGCTGTCCTGGTCGGGGCGGCCGGTGGTACGGCCCGCCGGATGCGAGCTGCTGGCCTTCGAGGGCGAGATCGCGATCATCATCGGCGCCCGCGCGCACCGCGTCCCCCGCCACCGCGCGCTCGGCCACGTGGCCGGCTACACGGCGGCCAACGACTTCGGCGTCTACGACTTCAAGCACGCCGACCTCGGCTCCAACCTCCGCGCCAAGGGACAGGACGGCTACACCCCGGTCGGCCCGGCGATCCTGGAGACGGCCGACCCCTCGGGGCTGTGGCTGCGCACCTACGTCAACGGCGAGCTCGCCCAGGAGGCGTGCACCGACGAGCTGCTGTTCGGCTTCGACCTGCTGATCGCCGACCTGTCCCGGCTGATGACCCTGGAGCCCGGCGACATCATCCTCGCCGGCACCCCCGCCGGGTCCACGGTCGTACGGCCGGGCGACGTGGTGGAGGTGGAGCTGGAGGGCGCCGGACGGCTCCGCAACCAGGTCGTCGCCGACAGCCGCGACCTCGGCGACTTCGGCGTCCAGCCCCGCGTGACCGACGAGGTCCGCGCCGCCGCCTACGGCTCCGCCCCGGTCCCCGGCTCCGCGCCGGCCGTCGCCGGCCCCGATCCGGCCACCGGCCCGGCGCCCGCCACGGACTCCGCCCCCGCCGACGGCGAGGGCGGCCCGGCCGGCCTGGACGAGCCGACCCTGACGGCCCTGCGGTCGGTCTCGACGGCCACGCTCTCCTCGCAGCTGCGCAAGCGCGGGATCGACCACCACTTCATCGAGGGCGTCCGCCCCGCGAGACCCGACCTCCGCATGGTGGGAGTGGCCCGCACGCTGCGCTACCTCCCCCTCCGCGAGGACGTGTTCGAGGAGATCGGCGGCGGGATGAACGCGCAGAAGCGCACCGTCGAGGAGATCCGGCCCGGCGAGGTCCTGGTGATCGAGGCGCGGGGCGAGCGGGGGGCGGGCACGCTGGGCGACATCCTCGCCCTGCGCGCCCTGCGCCGGGGCGCGGCCGGGGTCGTCACCGACGGCGGCCTGCGCGACAGCCCGTCCTTCGCCGGCCTGGGGCTGCCCGCCTACTTCGCGGTGGCGCACGCGGCCGTGCTCGGGCGCAGGCACGTCCCGATGGACTCCCAGATCCCGGTGGCCTGCGGCGGCGTGCTCGTCATGCCGGGCGACGTCCTGGTGGGCGACGCGGAGGGCGTGGTCGTCATCCCGCCCCGCCTGGCCGCCGAGGTCGCACGCGACGCGGCCCGCCAGGAGGCCGAGGAGCGCTTCATCTACGAGCGGGTCGACGAGGGAGCCTCCGTCGACGGCCTGTACCCGATGAACCGCGTCTGGCGCGAGGCCTACGAGGAGCGGGAGCGCGCGATGACGCCGGCCACCGTACGGCCTCCGCGCGAGCACCGCGGACGGGCCCCCGAACCGCGGGCGCCGGGACGGGTCCCCGCCCCGGACCGCACGTTGCACACCGTCGAGGCTCAGCCGAGCCCCGTGCGCCAAGGAGTGATCGAATGA
- the dapA gene encoding 4-hydroxy-tetrahydrodipicolinate synthase has translation MKFRSDPATIRGSIAPVVTPFTETGELDLDSLRALVRWQLAQGSHGISTGGSTGEPGAQSVDERIAAMAAVAEETADRVPFLPGTGSAKLDETLRLTAEAERLGADAALVITPYYARPTQEALHRWYSTVAAEFPGLPIVIYNVPSRTAVDIAPETVARLRRAHDNIVGIKETTKDFEHFSQVLHRCGRDFLMWSGIELLCLPLLAIGGVGFVSAAANLAPSTVARMYTAYVEGDHQTALDLHYSLHPLVELLFVETNPAPAKWVLERRGLIASGHVRPPLITPTEAGIKRINELLAQSEEVAS, from the coding sequence ATGAAGTTCCGTTCCGACCCGGCGACCATACGCGGGTCCATAGCCCCGGTGGTGACACCGTTCACCGAGACCGGAGAGCTCGACCTCGACTCGCTCCGGGCGCTGGTGCGCTGGCAGCTCGCCCAGGGATCCCACGGCATCTCGACCGGCGGCTCCACCGGCGAGCCGGGGGCCCAGAGCGTCGACGAGCGGATCGCGGCGATGGCGGCGGTGGCCGAGGAGACGGCCGACCGGGTGCCGTTCCTGCCCGGCACCGGATCGGCCAAGCTCGACGAGACGCTCCGCCTCACCGCCGAGGCCGAGCGGCTGGGCGCCGACGCCGCGCTCGTCATCACCCCCTACTACGCCCGGCCGACGCAGGAAGCGCTCCACCGCTGGTACTCCACGGTGGCCGCCGAGTTCCCCGGCCTGCCGATCGTCATCTACAACGTGCCGTCGCGCACCGCGGTGGACATCGCCCCCGAGACCGTCGCCCGGCTCCGCCGCGCCCACGACAACATCGTGGGCATCAAGGAGACCACCAAGGACTTCGAGCACTTCTCCCAGGTCCTGCACCGCTGCGGGCGGGACTTCCTGATGTGGTCGGGCATCGAGCTGCTCTGCCTGCCGCTGCTGGCGATCGGCGGCGTGGGGTTCGTGAGCGCGGCGGCCAACCTGGCCCCCTCGACCGTGGCGAGGATGTACACCGCCTACGTGGAGGGCGACCACCAGACCGCCCTGGACCTGCACTACTCACTGCACCCCCTGGTCGAGCTGCTGTTCGTGGAGACGAACCCCGCCCCGGCCAAGTGGGTCCTGGAACGCCGCGGCCTGATCGCCTCCGGTCACGTCCGCCCGCCGCTGATCACGCCGACCGAGGCGGGGATCAAGCGGATCAACGAACTGCTGGCTCAGAGCGAGGAAGTGGCCTCATGA
- the hpaE gene encoding 5-carboxymethyl-2-hydroxymuconate semialdehyde dehydrogenase, translated as MNLEHYIGGAHVPSVSGATFDALEPASNETYLTVAAGGPEDIAAAVAAARKAFTDGPWPRMTGEQRATVLRRIAAAIESRDDRIAALECRDTGLPITQARGQAHRAAHNFRFFADVITTLGEDVYRVASAQLNYVLRKPVGVAGLITPWNTPFMLETWKLAPALAAGCPVVLKPAEWSPASAGLLPEIMEEAGLPAGVFNLVHGIGEEAGAALVEHPDVPVISFTGETGTGQVIMRTAAANLKTLSMELGGKSPLIVFDDADLDRALDAAVFGVFSLNGERCTASSRVLVQDTVYESFVARLAERASRVRVGSPDDPATELGALVHPEHYERVMDYVRIGVEEGARLVAGGSRPADLPVGNFLSATVFADVTPNMRIFQEEIFGPVVCVTPFSTEAEALELANATRYGLAAYLWTNDLRRTHRLAQSVEAGMLWVNSQNVRDLRTPFGGVKASGLGREGGRHSIDVYTESHIVHLATEDMPIPRFGAA; from the coding sequence ATGAACCTGGAGCACTACATCGGCGGGGCCCATGTCCCGAGCGTCTCGGGCGCGACCTTCGACGCGCTGGAGCCGGCGAGCAACGAGACCTACCTGACGGTCGCCGCCGGCGGCCCGGAGGACATCGCCGCCGCGGTGGCCGCGGCGCGCAAGGCTTTCACCGACGGCCCCTGGCCCCGGATGACCGGTGAGCAGCGGGCCACGGTCCTGCGGAGGATCGCCGCCGCGATCGAGTCCCGGGACGACCGCATCGCCGCGCTGGAGTGCCGCGACACCGGACTGCCGATCACCCAGGCACGCGGCCAGGCGCACCGGGCCGCCCACAACTTCCGCTTCTTCGCCGATGTGATCACCACCTTGGGGGAGGACGTCTACCGGGTCGCCTCCGCCCAGCTCAACTATGTGCTGCGCAAGCCTGTCGGAGTGGCCGGTCTGATCACTCCCTGGAACACCCCGTTCATGTTGGAGACCTGGAAGCTGGCACCCGCGCTCGCGGCCGGCTGCCCGGTCGTCTTGAAGCCCGCCGAGTGGTCGCCGGCCTCCGCCGGGCTGCTGCCGGAGATCATGGAGGAGGCGGGGCTGCCCGCCGGGGTGTTCAACCTTGTGCACGGCATCGGCGAGGAGGCGGGCGCGGCGCTCGTCGAGCACCCCGACGTGCCGGTGATCTCCTTCACCGGGGAGACCGGCACCGGGCAGGTCATCATGCGCACCGCCGCGGCCAATTTGAAGACGCTGTCGATGGAGCTGGGCGGCAAGTCCCCCCTGATCGTGTTCGACGACGCCGACCTGGACCGGGCGCTGGACGCCGCGGTCTTCGGCGTCTTCTCGCTCAACGGCGAGCGCTGCACGGCCAGCTCGCGCGTCCTGGTCCAGGACACGGTCTACGAGTCGTTCGTGGCGCGGCTGGCCGAGCGCGCCTCCCGGGTGCGGGTGGGCTCCCCCGACGACCCGGCAACCGAGCTGGGCGCGCTGGTCCACCCCGAGCACTACGAGCGGGTCATGGACTACGTCCGGATCGGCGTCGAGGAGGGCGCCCGCCTGGTCGCGGGGGGATCGCGGCCGGCGGACCTGCCGGTCGGCAACTTCCTGTCGGCGACCGTGTTCGCGGACGTGACCCCCAACATGCGGATCTTCCAGGAGGAGATCTTCGGCCCGGTCGTCTGCGTCACGCCGTTCTCCACCGAGGCCGAGGCGCTGGAGCTGGCCAACGCCACCCGCTACGGGCTGGCCGCCTACCTGTGGACGAACGACCTGCGCCGCACGCACCGGCTGGCCCAGTCGGTCGAGGCGGGCATGCTCTGGGTCAACTCCCAGAACGTCCGTGACCTGCGCACGCCCTTCGGCGGCGTCAAGGCCAGCGGGCTGGGCCGGGAGGGCGGCCGGCACAGCATCGACGTCTACACCGAGTCGCACATCGTCCACCTGGCCACCGAGGACATGCCGATCCCCCGGTTCGGCGCGGCCTGA
- a CDS encoding nuclear transport factor 2 family protein: MSKNLDAVRGSYEASAAGDVGGLLRLLAPDARWTEMAGSPYGGTYVGPEGVLDGVFQRLGTEWDDYRAVPEEYVDGGDTVVVIGNYSGTYLATGKHMVIRFVHVWKCEDGVATRFEQFTDTALLQETVRP, translated from the coding sequence ATGAGCAAGAACCTCGACGCGGTCCGCGGCTCCTACGAGGCCTCGGCCGCCGGCGACGTCGGCGGGCTGCTGCGCCTGCTCGCACCGGACGCCCGCTGGACCGAGATGGCCGGGTCCCCCTACGGCGGCACCTACGTGGGCCCCGAAGGCGTCCTGGACGGGGTCTTCCAGCGGCTGGGCACCGAGTGGGACGACTACCGGGCGGTGCCCGAGGAGTACGTGGACGGCGGCGACACGGTCGTCGTCATCGGCAACTACAGCGGGACGTACCTCGCGACGGGCAAGCACATGGTCATCCGCTTCGTGCACGTCTGGAAGTGCGAGGACGGCGTCGCCACGCGGTTCGAGCAGTTCACCGACACCGCCCTGCTCCAGGAGACCGTCAGGCCGTAG
- a CDS encoding TetR/AcrR family transcriptional regulator: MSTGNVRPGGRTARVREAVREATLAELADKGYEGLTVEGVALRSGVHKTTVYRRWGSVEGLAADALDLAGGEPWPIPDTGTIEGDLRELAHLVLTGFADPEMGPVSTAFISASGRNPVVARALHAFFAARHEQSAILVVRAVERGELPEDTDAADVVRTAVAPLYYRLFVSGEPVDTAVADRAADAALAAARAGVFRTVGPGHA, encoded by the coding sequence ATGTCCACCGGAAATGTGCGGCCCGGCGGGCGCACCGCGCGGGTGCGCGAGGCCGTGCGCGAGGCCACCCTCGCCGAGCTGGCGGACAAGGGATACGAGGGGCTGACCGTGGAGGGGGTGGCCCTGCGGTCCGGCGTGCACAAGACCACGGTCTACCGGCGCTGGGGCAGCGTGGAGGGGCTCGCCGCCGACGCGCTCGACCTGGCCGGCGGCGAGCCGTGGCCGATCCCCGACACCGGCACGATCGAGGGAGATCTGCGGGAGCTCGCCCACCTGGTGCTGACCGGGTTCGCCGACCCCGAGATGGGACCGGTCTCGACGGCGTTCATCTCGGCCTCCGGACGGAACCCTGTCGTCGCCCGGGCGCTGCACGCGTTCTTCGCCGCCCGCCACGAGCAGTCGGCCATCCTCGTCGTCCGGGCGGTCGAGCGCGGCGAGCTGCCCGAGGACACCGACGCCGCCGACGTGGTCCGGACCGCCGTCGCGCCGCTGTACTACCGGCTGTTCGTCAGCGGTGAGCCGGTGGACACGGCGGTCGCCGACCGCGCCGCCGACGCGGCCCTGGCCGCCGCCCGCGCGGGGGTGTTCCGCACCGTCGGGCCGGGGCACGCATGA
- the abc-f gene encoding ribosomal protection-like ABC-F family protein has product MFRRPVLSTQLTLRGVSKAYGEQPVLDHVSLTVRPGERAGIVGENGSGKSTLLRLIAGIERADDGEVTVSADGGIGHLGQTIGLPADQTVQHAVDAALAELRAMERRMRALEDDLTEDRLAEYGDLLSAYEARGGYEADARVDKALHGLGLGHVGRDRPLGSLSGGEQARLGLACLLAASPEILLLDEPTNHLDGASTAWLEERLRAHRGTVVAVSHDRVFLDRVATSILEVEDGGITRFGGGYSGFLAEQAAARRRWEQAYADWCEEIGRLETFAATTAHRVAHGRDIKDGNKMAYDRHGGRVQSSVAGRVRQAQERLRRLQDDPVPRPPEPLRFGGLFRRGTADGPVAELRAVRVGDRLAVDSLTVEPGQRLLVHGPNGAGKSTLLRVLAGELGPDGGTVRHRGRIGYLPQESPPGRPGRSVLDAFADGRPGYPEEHRARLLSMGLFRPDSLRTPVGALSVGQRRRLALARLLAGEADLLLLDEPTNHLSLTLVEELEEALDAYRGALVVVSHDRALRGRFAGTEIEMRDGRPA; this is encoded by the coding sequence ATGTTCCGGAGGCCTGTTCTGTCTACTCAGCTCACTCTGCGAGGAGTCTCCAAGGCGTACGGCGAGCAGCCGGTTCTTGACCACGTCTCCCTCACCGTCCGGCCCGGCGAGCGCGCCGGGATCGTCGGGGAGAACGGCTCGGGCAAGTCCACCCTGCTGCGGCTGATCGCCGGCATCGAGAGGGCGGACGACGGCGAGGTCACCGTCTCCGCCGACGGCGGGATCGGCCACCTCGGCCAGACCATCGGCCTGCCCGCGGACCAGACCGTCCAGCACGCCGTCGACGCCGCGCTCGCGGAGCTCCGCGCCATGGAACGGCGGATGCGGGCCCTGGAGGACGACCTCACCGAGGACCGGCTGGCCGAATACGGCGACCTGCTGAGCGCCTACGAGGCACGCGGCGGCTACGAGGCGGACGCCCGCGTGGACAAGGCGCTGCACGGTCTCGGGCTCGGGCACGTCGGCCGCGACCGCCCGCTGGGCAGCCTGTCCGGCGGCGAGCAGGCCCGGCTCGGCCTGGCCTGCCTGCTGGCGGCCTCCCCGGAGATCCTGCTGCTCGACGAGCCGACCAATCATCTCGACGGGGCGTCGACGGCCTGGCTGGAGGAGCGCCTGCGGGCGCACCGGGGCACGGTGGTCGCGGTGTCGCACGACCGTGTCTTCCTCGACCGGGTGGCCACCTCGATCCTGGAGGTCGAGGATGGCGGGATCACCCGGTTCGGCGGCGGCTACAGCGGGTTCCTGGCCGAGCAGGCGGCGGCCCGGCGGCGGTGGGAGCAGGCCTACGCCGACTGGTGCGAGGAGATCGGGCGGCTGGAGACCTTCGCGGCGACCACGGCGCACCGCGTCGCGCACGGCCGGGACATCAAGGACGGCAACAAGATGGCCTACGACCGCCACGGGGGCCGGGTGCAGAGCTCGGTCGCGGGCCGGGTCCGCCAGGCGCAGGAACGCCTGCGCCGGCTCCAGGACGACCCGGTGCCCCGGCCGCCGGAGCCCCTGCGGTTCGGTGGCCTCTTCCGGCGCGGCACGGCCGACGGGCCGGTCGCCGAGCTGCGGGCCGTACGGGTGGGAGACCGGCTCGCCGTGGACTCCCTCACCGTCGAGCCGGGACAGCGGCTGCTGGTCCACGGCCCCAACGGCGCGGGCAAGTCCACCCTCCTGCGCGTCCTCGCCGGTGAACTCGGACCCGACGGCGGGACCGTACGGCACCGGGGGCGGATCGGGTACCTGCCGCAGGAGTCGCCCCCGGGCCGGCCCGGACGGAGCGTCCTCGACGCGTTCGCCGACGGCCGGCCGGGCTATCCCGAAGAGCACCGCGCGAGGCTGCTGTCGATGGGCCTGTTCCGGCCCGACAGCCTCCGGACACCGGTCGGGGCGCTGTCGGTCGGCCAGCGGCGGCGGCTCGCCCTGGCCAGGCTGCTGGCCGGCGAGGCCGACCTGCTGCTGCTCGACGAGCCGACCAACCACCTCTCGCTCACCCTCGTCGAGGAGCTGGAGGAGGCCCTCGACGCCTACCGGGGCGCCCTCGTCGTCGTCTCCCACGACCGGGCGCTGCGCGGCCGGTTCGCCGGGACCGAGATCGAGATGCGTGACGGCCGGCCGGCCTGA
- a CDS encoding virginiamycin B lyase family protein: MSPDLTVSIEELPVSGRDAGPYGITTGPDGALWFTMVHHGRIGRMTPGGELTSHQLDPASCGPTVIASGPDGALWFTEYQSHRIGRITTAGEIGSFALPSPDAGPFGIAAGADGAMWFTETNAGRIGRITTGGEVTEFPLPVPGAFPSAIAAGPDGAMWFTMNQADAIGRIGLDGDVTVHPLPTAGAAPVGITAGADGAMWFVEIGAGRIGRITTGGRIDEFPLPDRGARPHAIAVDGHGDCWFTEWGANRVGRITPDGRIDGYGLPTPASEPHGIAAGPDGTIWVALEIGALARLTPSGPR, from the coding sequence ATGTCACCCGACCTGACCGTTTCGATCGAGGAGCTCCCCGTGTCCGGCCGTGACGCCGGGCCGTACGGGATCACCACCGGACCGGACGGCGCCCTGTGGTTCACGATGGTCCACCACGGCCGGATCGGCCGGATGACGCCCGGCGGGGAGCTCACCTCCCACCAGCTCGATCCGGCCTCGTGCGGGCCGACGGTCATCGCCTCCGGCCCCGACGGCGCGCTGTGGTTCACCGAGTACCAGAGCCACCGGATCGGCCGGATCACCACGGCCGGGGAGATCGGCTCGTTCGCGCTGCCGTCGCCGGACGCCGGGCCGTTCGGGATCGCGGCGGGAGCCGACGGCGCGATGTGGTTCACCGAGACCAACGCCGGCCGGATCGGCCGGATCACGACCGGCGGCGAGGTCACCGAGTTCCCGCTCCCGGTTCCGGGGGCGTTCCCGTCCGCGATCGCCGCCGGCCCCGACGGCGCGATGTGGTTCACCATGAACCAGGCGGACGCGATCGGCCGGATCGGCCTGGACGGCGACGTCACGGTCCACCCGCTGCCGACCGCCGGCGCCGCCCCCGTGGGCATCACCGCCGGCGCCGACGGCGCGATGTGGTTCGTCGAGATCGGCGCCGGCCGGATCGGGCGGATCACGACCGGCGGCCGGATCGACGAGTTCCCGCTCCCCGACCGCGGGGCGCGTCCCCACGCCATCGCCGTCGACGGGCACGGCGACTGCTGGTTCACCGAATGGGGCGCCAACCGCGTCGGGCGGATCACCCCCGACGGCCGGATCGACGGGTACGGGCTGCCGACCCCGGCCTCGGAGCCGCACGGCATCGCCGCCGGGCCGGACGGCACGATCTGGGTGGCGCTGGAGATCGGAGCCCTCGCCCGGCTCACCCCTTCCGGCCCGCGCTGA
- a CDS encoding uridine kinase — protein sequence MEIRPISPSLLVEELADRVASAAPDSWVRVALDGAPAADPGRLADALVDPLRLRGREVLRVSSADFLRPASLRFEYGRTDPDAFYTDWLDYGALTREVLGPLDPGRSGKVLPTLWDSAVDRATRAPYVTVPRGGVLLLDGALLLGQGLPFDLAVHLWLSPGALSRRTAGEWRWTLPAYARYEREIEPVGVADVVVRVDDPRHPAIVRRP from the coding sequence ATGGAGATACGGCCCATCTCACCGTCGCTGCTGGTCGAGGAGCTCGCCGACCGGGTGGCCTCGGCGGCTCCGGACTCCTGGGTGCGGGTGGCGCTCGACGGCGCGCCCGCGGCGGACCCGGGACGGCTCGCCGACGCCCTGGTGGACCCGCTCCGGCTCCGCGGCCGCGAGGTTCTCCGGGTGTCCTCCGCCGACTTCCTGCGCCCGGCGTCACTGCGCTTCGAGTACGGCCGGACCGATCCGGACGCCTTCTACACCGACTGGCTCGACTACGGAGCGCTGACACGCGAGGTGCTCGGCCCGCTCGACCCCGGCCGCTCGGGGAAGGTCCTGCCCACGCTGTGGGACAGCGCCGTCGACAGGGCCACTCGCGCGCCCTACGTCACCGTGCCGCGCGGCGGAGTGCTCCTGCTGGACGGGGCGCTGCTGCTGGGTCAGGGGCTGCCGTTCGACCTGGCGGTGCACCTGTGGCTGTCGCCGGGCGCGCTCAGCCGGCGGACCGCCGGGGAGTGGCGGTGGACGTTGCCCGCCTACGCCCGGTACGAGCGGGAGATCGAGCCGGTCGGCGTCGCCGACGTCGTCGTCCGCGTCGACGACCCGCGGCATCCGGCCATCGTCAGGCGGCCGTGA
- a CDS encoding isoamylase early set domain-containing protein, whose protein sequence is MIKRGKPTKNGQVKLTFTVPADQPLGGISLVGDFNNWDPYAHPMQRKDNGTYQVSLTVPSQQPIRFRYLADGGVWFDDADADHHDEHGGRINPVLRQDLAGEGIPAPVM, encoded by the coding sequence ATGATCAAACGCGGTAAACCAACCAAGAACGGGCAGGTCAAACTCACCTTCACCGTGCCGGCCGACCAGCCCCTGGGCGGGATCTCGCTGGTCGGCGACTTCAACAACTGGGACCCCTACGCCCACCCGATGCAGCGTAAGGACAACGGCACCTACCAGGTGAGCCTCACCGTCCCGTCGCAGCAGCCCATCCGCTTCCGCTACCTGGCGGACGGCGGCGTGTGGTTCGACGACGCCGACGCCGATCACCACGACGAGCACGGCGGACGCATCAACCCGGTGCTCCGGCAGGATCTGGCGGGCGAGGGCATTCCGGCACCCGTCATGTAG
- a CDS encoding DUF6789 family protein, with the protein MTRDLVNGAAGGVLATAAMSAVMLAGDRMGLMPDQPPKRIARAVLPGHRHRPKPGEGVLGAVTHFGFGAACGALYALARGRRRTPILLGAGYGLAIWLVSYQGWVPRLGILPPISGDRPGRPAVMAAGHVVYGTVLALAVNRLNGAAET; encoded by the coding sequence GTGACACGTGACCTCGTGAACGGGGCCGCCGGCGGGGTCCTCGCCACCGCGGCGATGAGCGCGGTGATGCTCGCCGGTGACCGGATGGGCCTGATGCCGGACCAGCCGCCCAAGCGGATCGCCCGCGCGGTCCTCCCTGGCCACCGGCACCGACCCAAGCCCGGTGAGGGGGTGCTGGGCGCGGTCACTCACTTCGGCTTCGGGGCGGCCTGCGGGGCCCTCTACGCCCTGGCCCGGGGGCGGCGGCGCACGCCGATCCTCCTGGGCGCCGGCTACGGGCTGGCCATCTGGCTCGTCAGTTACCAGGGCTGGGTGCCGCGCCTGGGCATCCTGCCGCCGATCTCCGGTGACCGGCCGGGGCGTCCCGCGGTCATGGCCGCCGGCCACGTCGTGTACGGAACCGTGCTCGCCCTGGCGGTGAACCGCCTCAACGGCGCCGCCGAGACGTGA